The following coding sequences lie in one Zingiber officinale cultivar Zhangliang chromosome 2B, Zo_v1.1, whole genome shotgun sequence genomic window:
- the LOC122049712 gene encoding protein HOTHEAD-like: MGWESQRMLIFISAVATLIFFLGFHGFCYALDSPPYGFVKNASYAPRVSYHDYIIVGGGTAGCPLAATLSERFDVLLLERGGSAYGNPNISNLASQNDILAYITPTSPAQSFVSEDGVINRRARCLGGGTCINAGFYSRASRQEVMDMGLNPKLVDQSFRWVEREVVFRPQLTEWTSALRAGLLEAGVTPDNGFTYDHLDGTKVGGTIFDPAGHRHTAADLLKYADPARITVLVRATAQRILFRNVTAGGHRKNQPQAYGVVYKDLDGNIHEARLKQGSISAGEIIVSAGALGSPQLLMLSGVGPADHLRSLGIEVVLDQPMLGQGISDNPMNVLVVPSPERLALTSIQVVGIRPGYYIESLTGFNLGASNSSFQIGVVVEKLAKPLSRGFLRLKNLDPEDNPSVTYNYFAEPEDLRTCVEAMQTIMRTVDTEAMSEFRYPNQTVEYLQGLTASLMVNNRGRSPQDATSLEQYCKDLVLTFYHFHGGCEVGKVVDHDYRVIGVDGLRVIDGSTFSFSPGANPQATLMMLGRYMGLLIRNGRK, translated from the exons ATGGGGTGGGAAAGTCAAAGAATGCTCATTTTTATTTCTGCTGTTGCAACTCTAATCTTCTTCTTGGGCTTCCATGGCTTCTGCTATGCTCTCGACT CGCCACCTTATGGCTTCGTGAAGAATGCGTCATATGCGCCACGGGTGTCCTACCACGACTACATCATCGTCGGCGGCGGGACAGCCGGCTGCCCCTTGGCCGCCACCCTCTCGGAGAGGTTCGACGTGCTGCTGCTGGAAAGAGGCGGTTCGGCTTACGGGAATCCAAACATTTCCAACCTCGCCTCTCAAAACGACATCCTCGCCTACATCACCCCGACCTCGCCGGCGCAGAGTTTCGTCTCCGAGGACGGCGTCATCAATAGACGAGCTCGCTGCCTCGGAGGCGGCACCTGCATCAACGCCGGCTTCTACTCGCGCGCCAGCCGCCAGGAGGTGATGGATATGGGACTGAACCCGAAGCTGGTCGACCAGTCGTTCCGGTGGGTGGAGCGAGAGGTGGTCTTCCGGCCTCAGCTGACGGAGTGGACTTCAGCCCTGAGAGCAGGGCTTCTGGAGGCCGGAGTCACCCCTGATAACGGCTTCACCTATGATCACTTGGACGGCACCAAGGTCGGAGGGACCATCTTCGACCCGGCCGGCCATCGCCACACCGCCGCCGATCTCCTCAAGTACGCCGACCCAGCCAGGATCACCGTCCTCGTGCGCGCCACGGCGCAGAGGATCTTGTTCAGGAACGTTACTGCCGGCGGCCACCGTAAGAACCAGCCGCAGGCGTACGGCGTGGTGTACAAGGACTTAGACGGCAACATCCACGAGGCCCGCCTGAAGCAGGGCTCAATCTCTGCAGGGGAAATCATAGTGTCAGCCGGCGCTCTCGGCAGCCCGCAGTTGCTCATGCTGAGCGGCGTGGgcccggcggaccacctccggtCTTTGGGCATCGAGGTGGTCCTGGACCAGCCGATGTTGGGCCAGGGCATTTCCGACAACCCGATGAACGTCTTGGTGGTGCCTTCGCCGGAGCGACTGGCTCTCACCTCGATTCAAGTCGTCGGAATCCGGCCGGGCTACTACATAGAGTCTCTGACGGGGTTCAACTTGGGAGCCAGCAATTCGTCATTCCAAATCGGCGTAGTAGTCGAGAAATTGGCAAAGCCTCTGTCCCGAGGATTTCTTCGTCTCAAGAATCTGGACCCGGAGGATAATCCATCAGTAACCTACAACTACTTCGCGGAGCCTGAGGATCTGAGAACATGCGTGGAGGCAATGCAGACGATCATGAGGACGGTGGATACGGAAGCGATGTCGGAATTCAGATACCCGAATCAAACGGTGGAGTACTTGCAGGGTCTCACCGCGAGCTTAATGGTGAACAACAGAGGGAGAAGTCCGCAGGACGCCACTTCGCTGGAGCAATACTGCAAGGACCTCGTGCTCACCTTCTATCATTTCCACGGCGGCTGTGAAGTAGGGAAGGTGGTCGACCATGACTACAGAGTGATCGGCGTCGACGGGCTCAGGGTCATCGATGGATCCACCTTCAGTTTCTCCCCAGGAGCAAATCCTCAAGCTACTCTCATGATGTTGGGCAG GTACATGGGACTTCTGATAAGGAACGGCCGCAAGTGA
- the LOC122048027 gene encoding protein HOTHEAD-like isoform X3, translated as MGLESRRMLISASAVATLFFFCFHGFCYALNSPPYGFVKNATHAPRVSYHDYIIVGGGTAGCPLAATLSERFDVLLLERGGSPYGNPNISNLASQTNNLAYITPTSPAQSFVSEDGVIMRRARCLGGGTCINAGFYSRASRQEVMDMGLNPKLVDQSFRWVEREVVFRPQLTDWTSALRAGLLEAGVTPDNGFTYDHLDGTKVGGTIFDPAGHRHTAADLLKYADPARITVLVRATAQRILFRNVTAGGHRKKQPQAYGVVYKDLDGNIHEARLKQGSISAGEIIVSAGALGSPQLLMLSGVGPADHLRSLGIEVVLDQPMVGQGIADNPMNVLVVPSPEPLSPTSLQVVGIRPGYYIESLTGFSFGVGNSSSHTGVIVEKLAKPLSRGYLRLKNVDPEDNPSVTYNYFTEAEDLRTCVEAMQTIMRTVDTEAFSEFRYPNQTVEYLQNLTASLVVNNRARSPQDATSLEQYCNDLVNTIYHFHGGCEVGKVVDHDYRVIGVDGLRVIDGSTFSFSPGTNPQATLMMLGRYMGLLIGRGGK; from the exons ATGGGGTTGGAAAGTCGAAGAATGCTCATTTCTGCTTCTGCTGTTGCAactctcttcttcttctgcttccATGGCTTCTGCTATGCTCTCAACT CGCCACCGTATGGCTTCGTGAAGAATGCGACACATGCGCCACGGGTCTCATACCACGACTACATCATCGTCGGCGGCGGGACAGCCGGCTGCCCCTTGGCCGCCACCCTCTCGGAGAGGTTCGACGTGCTGCTGCTGGAAAGAGGCGGTTCGCCCTACGGGAATCCCAACATTTCCAACCTCGCCTCTCAAACCAACAACCTCGCCTACATCACCCCGACCTCGCCGGCGCAGAGTTTCGTCTCCGAGGATGGCGTCATCATGAGACGAGCTCGCTGCCTCGGAGGCGGCACCTGCATCAACGCCGGGTTCTACTCGCGCGCCAGCCGCCAGGAGGTGATGGACATGGGATTGAACCCGAAGCTGGTCGACCAGTCGTTCCGGTGGGTGGAGCGAGAGGTGGTCTTCCGGCCTCAGCTGACGGATTGGACTTCGGCCCTGAGAGCAGGGCTTCTGGAGGCCGGAGTCACCCCTGATAACGGCTTCACCTATGATCACTTGGACGGAACCAAGGTCGGAGGGACGATTTTCGACCCGGCCGGCCATCGCCACACCGCCGCCGATCTCCTCAAGTACGCCGACCCAGCCAGGATCACCGTTCTCGTGCGCGCCACGGCGCAGAGGATCTTGTTCAGGAACGTTACTGCCGGCGGCCACCGTAAGAAGCAGCCGCAGGCGTACGGCGTGGTGTACAAGGACTTAGACGGCAACATCCACGAGGCCCGCCTAAAGCAGGGCTCAATCTCTGCAGGGGAAATCATAGTGTCAGCCGGCGCCCTCGGCAGCCCGCAGTTGCTCATGCTGAGCGGCGTGGgcccggcggaccacctccggtCTTTGGGCATCGAGGTGGTCCTGGACCAGCCGATGGTCGGCCAGGGCATCGCCGACAACCCGATGAACGTCTTGGTGGTGCCTTCGCCGGAGCCACTGAGTCCCACTTCGCTTCAAGTTGTCGGAATCCGGCCGGGCTACTACATAGAGTCTTTGACGGGGTTCAGCTTCGGAGTTGGCAATTCCTCATCCCATACCGGCGTAATAGTTGAGAAATTGGCAAAGCCTCTGTCCCGAGGATATCTTCGTCTCAAGAATGTGGACCCAGAGGACAATCCATCAGTGACCTACAACTACTTCACGGAGGCTGAGGATCTGAGAACATGCGTGGAGGCAATGCAGACGATCATGAGAACGGTGGATACAGAAGCGTTTTCCGAATTCAGATACCCGAATCAAACGGTGGAGTACTTGCAGAATCTCACTGCAAGCTTAGTCGTCAATAACAGAGCAAGAAGTCCGCAGGACGCCACTTCGCTGGAGCAATACTGCAATGACCTGGTGAACACCATCTATCATTTCCACGGCGGCTGTGAAGTAGGGAAGGTGGTCGACCATGACTACAGAGTGATCGGCGTCGACGGGCTCAGGGTCATCGATGGATCCACCTTCAGTTTCTCCCCAGGAACCAATCCTCAAGCTACTCTCATGATGTTGGGCAG GTACATGGGACTTCTGATAGGAAGGGGCGGCAAGTGA